From the genome of Calditrichota bacterium:
TGGCGCATTCTGACAGGAGCGATGAGCATCGGCGACCTTACCGGCTTTGTCGTTCTGCTGGTCAACGCCTACAAGCCGATAAAGGATCTGGGCGAGATCAACAGCGTCCTGGCCCGGGCCTCGGCATCGTCGTCGCGGATCGACGAACTCCTCGCATCTGACGACGAAGCGGATGTCGTCCGGGGCGGCGATCTGCGTCCGGACTTGTCCGGTAAGGTTGAGTTTCAAGGGATCGAGTTCGGTTACCGGACCGGCGAGCCTCCGGTCCTGCGGGGTCTCGACCTAACCATTCAGCCGGGAGAGACGGTAGCGTTAGTTGGTCCTTCGGGAAGCGGCAAGTCAACACTGCTGAGCCTGCTGCTGCACTTCTATCCGCTTGAGCGGGGGATGATCCGGTTCGATGGGCACGATGTCACCCGGATCGACACCGCCTACCTTCGCAGCCGGATTGCCATTGTCCCGCAGGAAACGCTGCTCTTTGCCGGCACCATCGAAGAGAACATCCGCTTCGGACGTACGGAGGCTACCCTCGAAGAGGTCGTCGCCGCTGCAATTGCCGCCAATGCCGAGACCTTTATAAAGCGCCTGCCAGACGGCTTTGCAAGCCAGACCGGCGAACGGGGCGTCCAACTATCGGGAGGCGAACGTCAACGCATCGCTATCGCCCGTGCGATCTTGAAGAACCCGGCGATACTCTTGCTCGACGAAGCGACCTCGTCGCTCGATACCGAATCGGAAGCCCTCGTCCGCGATGCCCTCGACCGCTTGCGACAGGGACGGACGACGCTGGTGATAGCGCATCGCCTCTCGACGGTGCAGTCGGCCGACCGGATCGTCGTCCTAAGTGAGGGACGCATCGCTGAGGAGGGAGCGCACCGCGAGTTGCTGGAACGGAAGGGTATCTACGCCCGACTCTGGGAGCAGGGAAGATTGAATGCCGAATGAACGTCTAATGCTGACCACCGACCTATGCGCGTTCTGATTGCCGTCGGGCAGGGGGGGATATACGCTGGTGGAGCCCACCAGGCGCTGTTTGCCATTATGGGCCTCAAGAACCTCGGCATCGAAGTCAAAGCCGTCTGGGGGCCTGACGAACGCGAAGGGGTAAAGGGTCTGGCGCGGCTGGCCGCCGTCTGCCCCGACTACGAAGTGCTGCCCCTCCAGCACCGACCGACGGGTGCTTCGTTGCGCGCATTCCGTAAAATACTGAAGGACTTCGATCCTGATGTCGTCGAGGTCTTCAAGTCTGGCGCGCAATATCACGCCCTCTTCGGCGGCATCGGCCTTAACCGACACGCATTGCTCTTTTACCGCGGCATCAGCCGGACGATGGACTACTTTCAGGAACTGAAGTATCGCCTCAACCGGGTCGATGCAGTCGTGCCGAATTGCCGGGCGCTTGAGCGGATCATCCTCTCGACCGGACGGATAGCACCCGATAAGGTGCATTTGATCTACGACGAGGTCGATCCAGTCTGCTCCGTTCCGGAGTCCGTCGATACGACCGGCCTGAGGGCGGAACTCGGCATCCCCGAGGAGACGTTCCTGGTTACCCATCTTGGCAACTACTCCCCCTGGCGCGGACAGGACGTCCTGATCCGGGCGGCTATGTTGCTGAAGGAAAAGGGTGTCGGGTTTCACCTCCTTTTTTGCGGCGGCGACACCGGGCAACTGACGCCGTTCGTCGCCGACCACGGAATAGGGGACATTACCACTCTCTCACCCTACCGCCGCGATCCGGCGCGAGTTTTAAAGATCAGCGACCTGGTGGTCAACTCGTCTATCGGCAACGAGAGTCTCTCGGGAGTGCTGCTGAACGCTCAAGCGATGGGAATACCCTGCGTAGCCAGCCGTATGCCGGGGTTCGACGAGTCGGTGGCAGATGACGAGACTGGTCACTTGGTGCCGGTCGGGGATCCGGAATCGCTTGCAAAGGGCATTGAGACTTTTTTGCTGATGCCCTCCGACGAGCGAAGGAATTGGGGCGAGCGCGCCAGGTCGCGATCCCGACTGATGTTCTCATCCGAAGCCCGCGCCAGGCAGCGGATTGAGGTC
Proteins encoded in this window:
- a CDS encoding glycosyltransferase family 4 protein yields the protein MRVLIAVGQGGIYAGGAHQALFAIMGLKNLGIEVKAVWGPDEREGVKGLARLAAVCPDYEVLPLQHRPTGASLRAFRKILKDFDPDVVEVFKSGAQYHALFGGIGLNRHALLFYRGISRTMDYFQELKYRLNRVDAVVPNCRALERIILSTGRIAPDKVHLIYDEVDPVCSVPESVDTTGLRAELGIPEETFLVTHLGNYSPWRGQDVLIRAAMLLKEKGVGFHLLFCGGDTGQLTPFVADHGIGDITTLSPYRRDPARVLKISDLVVNSSIGNESLSGVLLNAQAMGIPCVASRMPGFDESVADDETGHLVPVGDPESLAKGIETFLLMPSDERRNWGERARSRSRLMFSSEARARQRIEVYERAIHHRRMQNR
- a CDS encoding ABC transporter ATP-binding protein gives rise to the protein MKGREGRPLRRLIRRFAPHRLEIGLAALGTIFFGLVNSAVALVIAGLMDLFAGAGALTADAPFLIQVKRALGGFVLYDITLTSRDQARTILLYLVAGTVGLVLLQALFHFVKEYLLWRATYGVLTQLKADLFRKVIHLPTAHFDRGRSGDILARITYDASQLEGAIRAGINVTKSVFYTFLYVGMMFLMAWPLALMALAVFPLSALAIKQFGGRMRRAAGRLSQNVADYTSYLSEAIAGARVIKAFGRESTVLDAFSAKLKENYRWGMKGAKYASLHNPTQEAISTVGLAVLLLFCGWRILTGAMSIGDLTGFVVLLVNAYKPIKDLGEINSVLARASASSSRIDELLASDDEADVVRGGDLRPDLSGKVEFQGIEFGYRTGEPPVLRGLDLTIQPGETVALVGPSGSGKSTLLSLLLHFYPLERGMIRFDGHDVTRIDTAYLRSRIAIVPQETLLFAGTIEENIRFGRTEATLEEVVAAAIAANAETFIKRLPDGFASQTGERGVQLSGGERQRIAIARAILKNPAILLLDEATSSLDTESEALVRDALDRLRQGRTTLVIAHRLSTVQSADRIVVLSEGRIAEEGAHRELLERKGIYARLWEQGRLNAE